From the genome of Bombus huntii isolate Logan2020A chromosome 14, iyBomHunt1.1, whole genome shotgun sequence, one region includes:
- the LOC126873092 gene encoding uncharacterized protein LOC126873092 produces MSSTDATLMDFLFPREDAFLKVDVKDEPFIDQSYSDDAIAAEEWPTNPDDFLDSIFKLEDNQFNLIDNDLDAIPSSSSDSGLSSALSLSCEQQLSPLLPIEEDQLEISNSELSSPQDVMDFDSLGSPIQSMASVDSPVRSVVSSNIGSPATDVAEEMDVEHTLVAVVNPTNTLADANTTIVTEQPVLDLEKAPKQQQIHVASAESNTINVRNITCNGKRNIRQLIRVTPMGSGNPRSILLPVSLKDMKEVRTIKIINASQARNLKGFKINQANIINKPVQMNIKQEDSSSEKGCNSSDEISESDSPYPRLKLNAEEKRLLQKEGITLPTHYPLTKHEERELKRIRRKIRNKISAQDSRKRKKEYVDGLEDRVKHCTEENITLLKRIKALQLQNQSLAGQLKRLQALLQKGNKSAQPATCLMVLLLSLALVAVPNLRPHSNSNNELAQEQEQPEKMPPLAGRSRTLLYTKQLMDEELQQYSEELLQEVEGLLDHDYSPTIQPPLYKRPRMDTEPPPKCVSSSDHIGGTLCGKQDVTMKPNRKYIEPPLDDVWPPPNPGGQKNAKVVDKLEMLTNELKINISDSEGTRTVLVKVPQEQ; encoded by the exons ATGTCGTCGACGGATGCCACTCTGATGGATTTCCTCTTCCCGCGGGAAGACGCGTTTTTAAAAGTCGACGTTAAGGACGAGCCTTTCATAGATCAGAGCTACAGCGACGACGCCATCGCG GCGGAAGAATGGCCAACCAACCCGGACGACTTCCTGGACTCCATTTTCAAGCTGGAGGATAATCAGTTCAATCTGATCGACAATGATCTGGACGCGATCCCGTCTTCGTCGTCGGACAGCGGACTTTCAAGCGCATTGAGTCTCTCTTGCGAGCAACAACTAAGCCCGCTTCTACCAATCGAGGAGGATCAACTGGAGATCAGCAACTCTGAATTGAGTAGTCCACAGGATGTCATGGATTTCGATTCTTTGGGCAGCCCTATTCAATCGATGGCCAGCGTGGACAGTCCTGTTAGGTCGGTGGTTAGTTCTAACATTGGATCGCCTGCCACGGATGTCGCCGAGGAAATGGACGTGGAACACACCCTCGTGGCTGTAGTGAACCCGACAAACACCTTGGCGGATGCTAACACGACCATTGTGACGGAGCAACCGGTTCTCGATCTAG AAAAGGCACCGAAGCAACAACAAATTCACGTCGCATCTGCAGAAAGTAACACGATAAACGTGCGTAATATCACGTGCAATGGGAAACGGAATATCAGACAGTTGATACGCGTCACGCCAATGGGTTCTGGTAATCCAAGATCGATTCTACTGCCGGTAAGCCTGAAAGACATGAAGGAAGTGCGAACTATCAAGATCATCAATGCTTCGCAAGCTAGGAATCTCAAAGGATTCAAGATCAACCAAGCTAATATCATTAACAAACCAGTTCAG ATGAACATCAAACAAGAAGATTCGAGCAGCGAGAAGGGTTGCAATTCGAGCGACGAGATCTCGGAGTCGGATTCTCCGTACCCGAGGCTAAAACTGAACGCCGAGGAGAAGCGTCTGCTCCAAAAAGAAGGAATCACGCTGCCTACTCATTATCCGCTGACGAAGCACGAGGAGCGCGAGCTCAAGAGGATCAGACGTAAGATTCGCAACAAGATCTCCGCGCAGGACTCgcgaaagaggaaaaaggagTACGTGGACGGGTTGGAGGATCGTGTGAAGCACTGCACCGAGGAGAACATAACGCTTCTGAAACGCATTAAGGCTCTACAGTTGCAGAATCAGAGCCTGGCCGGGCAACTAAAGAGGCTGCAGGCTCTGTTGCAAAAAGGCAACAAGAGCGCCCAGCCTGCCACTTGTCTGATGGTCTTGTTGCTCTCGTTGGCTCTCGTCGCTGTGCCGAATCTACGGCCACACTCCAATTCCAACAACGAACTCGCGCAAGAGCAGGAACAGCCAGAGAAAATGCCTCCGCTAGCGG GTCGTTCTCGAACGTTACTCTACACGAAACAGTTGATGGACGAGGAACTGCAGCAATATAGCGAGGAGTTGCTGCAGGAGGTCGAGGGCCTTCTGGATCACGATTACAGCCCGACGATTCAACCACCCCTCTACAAACGTCCTCGCATGGATACGGAACCACCGCCGAAATGCGTCTCGTCTTCCGATCACATCGGAGGGACGCTCTGCGGAAAACAGGATGTCACGATGAAACCGAACAGGAAGTACATCGAACCTCCGTTGGACGACGTTTGGCCCCCACCGAATCCAGGTGGGCAGAAGAACGCCAAGGTGGTGGACAAGCTCGAGATGTTGACCAACGAGCTGAAGATTAACATCTCTGATTCGGAAGGCACGAGAACTGTTCTTGTAAAGGTGCCTCAGGAACAGTAG
- the LOC126873096 gene encoding DNA primase small subunit, which translates to MEDIANLADLLPTYYTRLFPFHDYYRWLSYGNVNVFTHREFSFTLQGDIYLRFQSFKSAKELEYEIKRLLPIKIDIGAVYNLSPKDQRKGTNFHPVERELVFDIDMTDYDDVRTCCSGADICYKCWKFMALACKILDSALRLDFGYKHILWIFSGRRGIHCWVCDPSARSLTATERGAVAEYLQIVEGGEYMKKKVNLPGDRIHHSVKRALEMIEAVFVPFCIEEQNILGTDEGMEKFLQIISDDEDRQELKAFFGQCSSSKDRWDSFVKYVKNKKTTGDKKWYQYRHLIEEVMLQYAYPRLDIAVSKGLNHLLKSPFCVHPKTGKICIPFTVNAVDKFQLDKVPTLATLIEEINEFDVKDKTEQETYDLNAKRIKDYKKTSINKSLHIFQEFLWNLENERKVQRLQQNDMKMEF; encoded by the exons ATGGAAGACATAGCGAACTTGGCTGATCTGTTGCCCACTTATTATACAAGATTATTTCCCTTTCACGATTATTATCGTTGGCTCAGCTATGGAAATG TGAATGTATTTACCCACAGAGAATTTTCATTCACTCTCCAAGGTGATATCTATCTTCGTTTCCAATCGTTCAAAAGTGCAAAGGAGTTGGAGTATGAGATTAAAAGACTTCTTCCCATTAAGATTGATATAGGCGCGGTATACAACCTCAG TCCAAAGGATCAACGCAAAGGAACAAATTTTCATCCTGTTGAAAGAGAACTGGTTTTTGACATAGACATGACTGACTATGATGATGTAAGAACATGTTGCAGCGGTGCAGATATCTGCTATAAATGCTGGAAGTTTATGGCATTGGCTTGTAAAATTTTAGACAGTGCTTTGAGAT TGGATTTTGGATACAAACACATATTGTGGATATTTTCTGGCAGAAGAGGTATCCATTGCTGGGTATGCGATCCTAGTGCACGCAGCCTGACTGCAACAGAACGTGGTGCAGTAGCAGAGTATTTGCAAATTGTAGAAGGTGGTGAATATATGAAGAAGAAAGTGAATTTACCTGGTGATAGAATACACCACTCCGTCAa aCGTGCGCTGGAAATGATAGAAGCTGTTTTTGTTCCATTCTGTATAGaagaacaaaatatattagGAACAGACGAAggaatggaaaaatttctGCAGATAATTTCCGATGATGAAGATAGACAAGAACTAAAAGCATTTTTTGGGCAATGCAGTTCCAGCAAGGACAGATGGGACTCATTTGTGAAATATGTTAAGAACAAGAAGACCACG GGAGATAAAAAATGGTATCAATATCGTCATTTGATAGAAGAAGTAATGCTACAGTATGCTTATCCGAGATTAGATATAGCTGTCAGCAAAGGATTGAACCATCTTTTGAAATCTCCTTTTTGTGTTCACCCAAAAACTGGCAAAATTTGTATCCCATTCACCGTAAATGCAGTGGACAAATTCCAGCTAGACAAAGTTCCAACGCTTGCAACGTTGATCGAAGAAATAAACGAATTCGATGTAAAAGATAAGACTGAACAAGAAACGTACGACTTGAATGCGAAGAGGATAAAAGATTACAAGAAAACTAGTATTAATAAGTCATTACATATCTTCCAAGAATTTCTATGGAATctagaaaatgaaagaaaagtgCAGAGACTCCAGCAAAACg acATGAAGAtggaattttaa